The following is a genomic window from Engystomops pustulosus chromosome 11, aEngPut4.maternal, whole genome shotgun sequence.
gtgtgtgcgcgcagtgtctggcacggggggggggtgtgtgcagtgtatggcacgggggggggtgtgtgcgcgtgtgtgtgtttGCAGTGTATGGcacggggggggggtgtgtgcgtgtgtgtgcatTGTATGGCACggggtgggtgtgtgtgtgtgtgtgcagtgtatggcacGGGGtgggtgtgtgtgcagtgtatggcacggggtgtgtgtgtgtgtgtgtgtgcagtgtatggcgcGGGGcgtatgtgtgtgtgcgcgcagtgtatgtatgcCGCCGGCTGTAGCATCTGACGTTCTTCTGTCATTTGGAATAAGCATGTGAAAATACAGAAGATGTCGTCTCTGAGGAGGCATCTTATAGAGTACTGCATGACAGACGTCTGCCAACCCTCACCAGTCTGTGCCCTGTCCTGGGCAGGTCAGGATGTGCAAATGCTGATTTGATGCAATAAATATGGCAACGTTTTGCAtagtatgtgcaggcagcatgttatagagcacgaggagttcagcagataatacagtgtcctatctgtaggcagcatgttatagagcaggaggcactAAGCAGATAAtagacagtgtcctatctgcaggcagcatgttatagagcaggaggagctgagcagattttgcaTGGTGTCCAAGGAGCAGAGGGATCAGGGTGCAGGGAATCTGCAAATAACACACAGGGAAGCAGCGCTCCTGAGAAGTGTGAAGATTTATTTACTTATgtgttgttatagagcaggagaacatGGGGGAGCacgtgcaccagcgtatgatagcgaCAATGCTCCCCTGTGTCCCACAAGATACATGAGGAGGCCCCTGCATCCCCCCATGTGCTGTACTCAGGAACTTGTCATTGTTGcgctgcttctacgccagaagcGCTGATATACAGTATTTGTATAGTTTCCATAGGATGGAGGATAATTCTTATGGGAttcccatttaaccccttaagggcgcagcCTGTTTCTGTTAATTTTTTGCTCCCCGCCTTCAAACatctataactttaattttttctgtgtacagaactgTATGAGGACTTAATTCTTgccgtagtgatggtatttattattccatgccgtgtactacagTATGGCCGTATATGGGGATTtgccacatcatctattacaaattccaaatcacacattgtaacagatctgctaAAATGAGACCGGCTTAGGTCTCAACAGATTGTcgccccctgatgacatcacagggagcgacgatcacaATAAAGATAACTTACTCGAGTGCTGCTGGCTTTGTCCGCGCCAAACTAAGGGTTAAGCAACGATCCCGGGTgctagcggtgggtgtttgctgcaatattaaGCAAACCCCATTTCTCTATGAAGAGAACTCCCTCCGTTAGCCCTCTTCATGTTCTTTTAGTCCTCCATGAAGTATAGATGCATCACGCAGAGTTAGGAggttagaggggttgtccacttaatattatttgtgtaatgaaaagttatcaaaacttttccaatatactttctgtatcaattcttaacagttttctagatctctgcttgctgtcctcttggcacttacttcctgtagataaacatagGATGGTAACACAGGAGCGCGGCTCGTTACCATCAGACAGTTCTGATTACAccgtgatatcacatgaccatggaccggtatttatctacaggaagtagacAATGAAGATTCCtcttgcatgacagcaagcagagatcttggaaactgtgaataattgatacagaaagtgtattagaAAATGTTACTATTTTTCATTTCCCACAACAATATCAATTAGTTGCTGGAATGTgtttaaagtggacaatccctttaaggtgacAAGATGTTATTATTATCAGCGGCATACACATGATGACTTATACCTGTGCTTGtctccatcagattcattaaggcTTTAGCTGTACGTTTACAGAATATGGTGCGAATTTTGGCAAATGGCGAGATCGTTCAAGATGATGACCCTCGGGTCAGGGCAAGCACCCAGCGCGGTAATACCCGCCAGGTAAGAGCTGAGATCAGGTACATGGCAGCACACCCTGATAAGACAAGTGCAATGCTCAGCCAGGTCAACCCTGTGTCCATGGATATAAGTTTACATATACGGACGGtctaggcccagttcacacctgtgttaggACCTCCATTACCATCTTACATCACTAGGACGATGACTGAAATCGGGTCCATTAAAAGATCTCACAATGGACTTCCTTCAGTGTCCCTTTGCACCACTTCTGTTATTTGTGACGGGCGCTGCTGCTTCTGTCCAATTTTTTGCTCCAATGATGGAATCGGTAATGGAAACGGTGAACACAGACACCAATGGAAGCCAATTGTTATCACCATACTAACAGATACAACATAGGACATATTACTTATTATAGGACATATTAACAGATCTGATGACAGGCGACTTCTTCATGTATATTAGTCATTTGTTTTGTACAGTAATTTCATCTGTTTGTGGTGCAGGGATTCTTTAACACCGCAGGGAAcgctggtgcaggacctcagcagGCTCCACAAGATGGGGTGAGACAGGAAGGGCGATCTCCCTTCTCCGACATTAACCAGCAGCTGGTCAATATGGGGTTTCCACGCTGGAACCTGGGAAACCAAGTGGTGGAGCCGGTCATGTCCATCCTCTTCCTTTTCCTTATTCTGATGATGGGTGTCCGCGGTTTGCTTCTAGTTGGTTTAATTTACATTGTGTCCCACCTCAGCCAGAGGTAAGTGGAGCACAGGCCACTAgatgaagactggtctgttcctGGAGAACTTTGTGGTGGTGACCTTCAGTGGACCCTTATGGAGAACACAATGTAGATGGACCGTCCACAGGATGACTCGCTGTCACCTCCTAGTGGAAGGTAACTGGCTGTATGAAGGATTTCTAGCCTTTCCTATACACATTCCAAATTGATTTCTATTTTGAACTAATTTAATATCTTCAGCAACTACTAGATATGAAAGGTCCATGTTGTCTCCATTTCATGGTCATGATGAGGATCTTTTTTTTACTCGGCAGATAAACCTGTGACGTTATCAATAAAATGATTGAAAATTTTCTTTTGGTGTCTCATGAATTTTACAAAACGCTATAGGTAACCACTATTGCAGCATTTCCCTTGCACATCAGTAATACAGTAGAGTAAATAAGCAGGGACCTCACAAGAACAGGACCTCGGCAATCCAGACAACATGGATTCTCACTAATGTGTGGAACGGCAGGACAAGCAAGAGCCGCTCCATTCAGTTGTATGGGAATTTCAGCTTTTTCAGACTTCTCCTAAAACAATGAATGGAGCAAAGCacttgtcctgtgatgtcacccattagtgagaaagcGATTCCATTCTATGGGTTGCGTGATCAGCGGAGGTCCCACCGTATCCCTCACTGATCAGCTAgatattccctatcctgtggaacctgtcagtagaaattgacataggaaaccactaccattatgttAACAAGAAGCTCGACAACTTTCTGATTAATCATcttttaagtgagatgtaaactggtcaagtcaagagggtggagagctcagctctgaagtcaagctctcctggcctcaaatcacccctctgctgtgattgatgGCCACATGTTAGGGGACATCATTGCTTGGCTCCCCTGAAGTCCGGTGCAAGATGTCAATCGCAGCAGTGGGGATGTTCTCAAGTAGGGAGAGCTTGATTTCAGAGCTagaatctccacctccttgactttgtacaacgcatttacatctgacttcaaagttgattttctggatgaggccaccaCATTTGGCCATCCAATCTGGAATGTGTTCAGATACTCAAGAACATACTTGTAATGATTTGCTCGGTCAATGTGtaccgacag
Proteins encoded in this region:
- the FAM241B gene encoding protein FAM241B, translated to MEDVDGGAQHRPGPASCHLRWESRKCLRGSTAGFIKALAVRLQNMVRILANGEIVQDDDPRVRASTQRGNTRQGFFNTAGNAGAGPQQAPQDGVRQEGRSPFSDINQQLVNMGFPRWNLGNQVVEPVMSILFLFLILMMGVRGLLLVGLIYIVSHLSQR